A genomic segment from Candidatus Omnitrophota bacterium encodes:
- a CDS encoding tetratricopeptide repeat protein, with translation MKKPLTIILACALFFASSPGYCAGQGIDGAWAYYLRGDYKQTISICRSIAGNASLGDQGRYIMGLAFLALGQAEAARENFEFVVKYYPRSGLDELLLLGIADSYFLEKDFDRAGKAYKAMLDKYPSSDYAALAYLGSGKALRKQGKWELARGCFNKIIQQYPSSLEAKEAGDYYRRQSFFTIQLGAFSKRENALRYAEALEAKGYAVSVDKEMEGNNVLYKIKRGNFSTLASAESELARLKKDGFSGTIIS, from the coding sequence ATGAAAAAGCCCTTAACAATTATTTTGGCGTGCGCTTTATTTTTTGCCTCCAGTCCCGGGTATTGCGCCGGGCAGGGTATTGATGGGGCATGGGCGTATTATCTGCGCGGAGATTATAAACAGACGATTAGCATATGCCGCTCTATCGCGGGCAATGCCTCCTTAGGCGACCAGGGCAGGTATATCATGGGGCTTGCTTTTTTAGCGCTTGGCCAGGCAGAGGCGGCAAGAGAAAATTTTGAATTTGTCGTAAAGTATTATCCGCGGTCAGGGTTGGATGAATTGCTTTTACTTGGTATCGCGGATTCATATTTTCTGGAAAAAGATTTTGACAGGGCAGGAAAAGCCTATAAGGCTATGCTGGATAAATACCCTTCATCAGACTATGCCGCTTTGGCATATCTTGGGTCAGGCAAGGCCTTGCGCAAACAGGGTAAATGGGAGCTTGCGCGGGGATGTTTTAATAAGATTATACAGCAATACCCTTCAAGCCTTGAAGCAAAGGAGGCCGGAGATTATTACAGAAGGCAGTCATTTTTTACCATACAGCTGGGGGCATTTTCAAAAAGGGAAAACGCCTTAAGATACGCCGAGGCCCTTGAGGCAAAAGGCTATGCCGTCTCGGTGGATAAGGAGATGGAAGGCAATAATGTGCTGTATAAGATTAAGAGAGGAAATTTTAGCACATTGGCATCTGCCGAGTCCGAATTGGCGCGCCTTAAAAAAGACGGATTTTCCGGCACGATAATAAGTTAG
- the miaB gene encoding tRNA (N6-isopentenyl adenosine(37)-C2)-methylthiotransferase MiaB, with protein sequence MDKLKRVYIKTFGCQMNERDSEIIYSLMIRKGYVPAQSYEDADIIIFNTCAVRKHAEDRVWGKLSELKRLKVKESSKCPANKAGLAQDMPDRDIIIGLAGCMGKAYGKDVFKRLEHVDFVCGPSNIYDIPALVEKVSSGKRHICSVSKESRPLDREKGLKGSAESLYLYRENNVSSFVNISYGCNNFCSYCIVPYVRGREVSRPRGCVIEEIKYLVDRGIKEVTLLGQNVNSYKSSGRALLGGKNDFVKLLQSVNRISGLERIRFMTSHPKDANLELFKAIAGLDKVCQHLHLPLQSGSDRILKLMNRGYSSKHYQKLVDDMRKIAPECAITTDIIVGFPSETEEDFGHTRDIMDRIGFDGAFIFKYSPRPFAESFKMQDDVSEDAKRRRNQDLLNLQARKMRENIVGFIGNVESVLGLSPAKRPPDSLACAQDYYIKARTMKNYQIVCKADKSLIGKIFDVKITGVQDNTLVGNIV encoded by the coding sequence ATGGATAAATTAAAACGAGTGTATATAAAGACGTTCGGATGCCAGATGAATGAGCGGGATTCGGAGATCATTTATAGCCTGATGATACGAAAAGGCTATGTCCCTGCCCAGTCATACGAGGATGCGGATATCATAATATTTAATACCTGCGCTGTTAGAAAGCACGCCGAGGACAGGGTTTGGGGCAAGCTAAGCGAGCTGAAGCGCCTCAAGGTCAAGGAAAGTAGTAAATGCCCGGCAAATAAAGCAGGCCTGGCGCAGGATATGCCTGATAGAGATATTATTATAGGGCTTGCAGGCTGTATGGGCAAGGCCTATGGCAAGGACGTATTTAAAAGGCTTGAGCATGTTGACTTTGTCTGCGGGCCTTCCAATATCTATGATATACCCGCTTTGGTTGAAAAGGTTTCTTCCGGCAAGCGCCATATTTGTTCTGTTTCAAAAGAAAGTAGGCCTTTGGACAGGGAGAAGGGTTTAAAAGGCTCTGCCGAGTCATTATATTTATATAGAGAAAATAATGTCAGCTCATTCGTCAATATCAGCTATGGCTGTAATAATTTTTGTTCGTATTGCATTGTGCCTTATGTAAGGGGCAGAGAAGTAAGCCGCCCGCGCGGATGCGTAATTGAAGAGATAAAATACCTTGTTGACAGGGGTATTAAAGAAGTAACACTTTTAGGCCAAAACGTGAATTCCTACAAATCTTCGGGCAGGGCCTTATTAGGCGGCAAGAATGATTTTGTGAAATTGCTCCAATCGGTAAACAGGATTTCGGGGCTTGAGAGAATAAGGTTTATGACATCTCATCCTAAAGATGCCAACCTTGAGCTTTTTAAGGCCATAGCAGGCCTTGATAAGGTTTGCCAGCATCTGCATCTGCCCCTGCAGTCGGGTTCTGACAGGATATTAAAGCTTATGAACAGAGGCTATAGTTCAAAGCATTATCAAAAGCTCGTAGATGATATGAGAAAGATAGCGCCTGAATGCGCGATCACGACAGATATCATTGTCGGCTTTCCCTCTGAAACCGAAGAAGACTTTGGGCATACGCGCGATATTATGGACAGAATAGGTTTTGACGGCGCTTTTATATTCAAATATTCACCCAGGCCTTTCGCGGAATCTTTTAAGATGCAAGATGATGTCAGCGAAGATGCCAAGAGGCGGCGCAACCAGGATTTGCTTAACCTTCAGGCGCGGAAAATGAGGGAAAACATCGTCGGGTTTATCGGAAACGTTGAAAGCGTTTTGGGGCTTTCGCCGGCTAAAAGGCCGCCCGATAGTTTGGCTTGCGCGCAGGATTATTATATAAAGGCCCGGACAATGAAAAATTATCAAATAGTCTGCAAGGCGGATAAATCTTTGATAGGAAAGATATTTGATGTTAAAATAACAGGCGTCCAGGATAATACTCTTGTGGGAAATATTGTATGA
- a CDS encoding recombinase family protein yields the protein MKIAFYIRVPTKDQAKEGYSLEVQREYLESFTKREGLEVFK from the coding sequence ATGAAAATTGCCTTCTATATTCGGGTACCAACAAAAGATCAAGCCAAAGAGGGATATTCTCTTGAGGTGCAGAGAGAATATCTTGAATCATTTACTAAGCGCGAAGGTCTTGAGGTATTCAAGTAG
- a CDS encoding MerR family transcriptional regulator has translation MNKIYNITHAARELGITRQTLYNWIEKGWVKPKRDYRNYPVFTKEDIKNIEKWRGELKE, from the coding sequence ATGAATAAGATATATAACATCACTCATGCCGCAAGGGAATTAGGTATTACCCGTCAGACTCTTTATAATTGGATAGAGAAGGGGTGGGTTAAACCTAAACGTGATTACCGCAATTATCCAGTCTTTACTAAAGAAGATATTAAAAATATTGAAAAGTGGCGTGGTGAATTAAAGGAGTAA
- a CDS encoding toll/interleukin-1 receptor domain-containing protein — translation MNNSSTVEKDVFISYASEDREVVAKPLAQLLSSLGISVWFDQFDLKIGDSLRHKIDEGLKKSRYGIAVLSPAFFDKHYTKLELDGLAQREVDGEKVILPIWVKMDAKQIRSFSPTLADRIAGRWEEGIYVVLAKLIEVIKPGIIEAWQKRITVMPRLTTGREVIDVVTSCHFSYSFNDEPNNDAEIDLVGGFLQELRDWCDIWDDIDIPGQMKATSRVSDMVGELETSGWTIYGSKMKGRRKLAGVESEWKWYAIAVIRGQPEEVMFAGDRILVHKPEKQT, via the coding sequence ATGAATAATTCTTCTACAGTAGAGAAAGATGTATTTATTTCATATGCCTCGGAAGATCGGGAGGTAGTTGCAAAACCACTTGCTCAGCTATTGTCTTCTTTAGGAATAAGCGTATGGTTTGATCAGTTTGATTTAAAAATTGGAGATAGCCTTCGACATAAAATAGATGAAGGGTTGAAGAAAAGCCGCTACGGTATTGCAGTTTTGTCCCCGGCTTTTTTTGATAAGCACTATACGAAGCTTGAACTTGATGGGTTGGCACAAAGGGAAGTAGATGGAGAGAAGGTAATTCTCCCTATTTGGGTTAAGATGGACGCAAAGCAAATTAGATCTTTTTCGCCTACTTTGGCAGATCGAATAGCAGGGAGATGGGAAGAGGGTATCTATGTTGTTTTAGCAAAGTTGATTGAAGTAATAAAACCCGGGATAATTGAAGCGTGGCAAAAGCGAATAACCGTAATGCCACGGTTGACCACCGGCCGAGAAGTTATTGATGTTGTAACCAGCTGTCATTTTTCTTATTCATTTAATGACGAGCCTAATAATGATGCAGAAATCGATCTTGTCGGTGGTTTCCTTCAAGAATTGCGAGATTGGTGCGATATCTGGGATGACATAGATATTCCTGGCCAAATGAAAGCTACAAGTCGTGTCTCTGATATGGTGGGTGAATTAGAAACTTCAGGTTGGACTATATACGGAAGTAAAATGAAAGGTAGAAGAAAACTGGCCGGAGTTGAAAGCGAATGGAAATGGTATGCAATTGCAGTTATTCGTGGCCAGCCAGAAGAAGTAATGTTTGCTGGAGATAGAATTTTAGTCCATAAGCCAGAGAAACAAACATAA
- a CDS encoding ATP-dependent helicase: MANNDLDNAWQKLSLVQKKAAEWGDEALLVLAGPGSGKTRVLTCRIAKILDKSQDKNFRILGLTFTNKAADEMRLRVANLVPGQESRLFLGTFHSFCADVLRQHGVHLGINPNFQIYSQDYDLQAVLDDAVTEAKKTSDIISDLDKKTLPVIQRLKSFLIEPSQCVDVFRDKEFGKRMAVVYPAYEEALSRRNSLDFSSLIFQAYRLFTKFPAFAKRYRTVYPYICIDEFQDTNEAQYKLIRALSEDQYKNFFIVADDDQIIYQWNGASHKRIEQFVQDYSPEILQLPTNYRCPPEVVSIANNLISNNFLRSPGKKPLLADKPISKCADVVRLLSRFPEFETEAKGVGEDIKKCYSNQLGSVVILARNRKLLDGAFKGLQDQGIPAVVAQRKDEFISSPFVWLHSVLRLASNRQDKASLDSLCGAFKQLVGIEIDPDEVVTQAQSSTLGFLQNWMRFAEQKSSDVLTKEIIAEVFAFIGGEKNFRLFCKNAISWFDKLIKNPDVASNAQGIEVFAGYDEERAVWDDLVKEIAASLGTELSLEVFLQELQLHSKESKIKPDTVVLMSIHGAKGKEFDHVYLIGLVEDELPSFQSKQKGEKSPEMEEERRNCFVAITRAIKSLTLSYSEKYRGWSKTPSRFLIEMGLLNE; encoded by the coding sequence ATGGCGAATAATGACTTGGATAATGCATGGCAGAAATTAAGTCTTGTTCAGAAGAAAGCCGCTGAGTGGGGTGATGAGGCATTATTGGTGCTTGCAGGCCCCGGGTCTGGGAAGACGAGAGTTTTAACCTGTCGTATAGCGAAGATTCTTGATAAAAGTCAGGATAAGAATTTTAGAATTCTTGGCCTGACTTTTACTAATAAAGCCGCAGACGAAATGCGCTTAAGAGTGGCTAATCTTGTTCCGGGGCAAGAAAGCAGATTATTTTTAGGAACATTCCATTCGTTTTGTGCGGATGTATTACGTCAACATGGAGTGCATTTAGGGATTAATCCAAACTTTCAGATTTATTCTCAAGATTATGATCTTCAAGCCGTTTTAGATGATGCGGTAACTGAAGCAAAGAAGACAAGCGATATAATATCTGACCTCGACAAGAAAACATTGCCGGTTATACAAAGATTAAAATCGTTTCTTATTGAGCCATCTCAGTGTGTTGATGTTTTTCGAGATAAGGAATTCGGAAAACGCATGGCCGTTGTTTATCCAGCCTATGAAGAAGCATTATCAAGACGAAATTCTTTAGATTTTAGTTCGTTGATTTTCCAGGCCTACCGGCTTTTTACGAAATTCCCGGCTTTTGCCAAACGTTATAGAACAGTTTATCCTTACATATGCATAGACGAATTTCAAGATACAAATGAGGCACAATACAAATTAATTAGAGCGTTATCCGAGGATCAGTACAAAAACTTTTTTATTGTGGCTGATGATGACCAGATTATTTATCAGTGGAACGGCGCGAGCCATAAGCGAATCGAGCAATTTGTTCAAGATTATTCCCCTGAAATTTTACAGTTGCCCACGAATTATCGATGCCCTCCGGAGGTTGTTTCAATTGCGAATAATTTGATCAGTAATAACTTTTTAAGATCTCCGGGGAAGAAACCACTTTTAGCAGATAAGCCAATTAGTAAGTGCGCGGATGTGGTGCGTTTGTTGTCTCGCTTCCCTGAATTTGAAACAGAAGCAAAAGGCGTTGGTGAAGATATTAAAAAATGCTACTCGAATCAGCTTGGATCTGTTGTTATTTTAGCCAGAAACAGAAAGTTATTAGACGGGGCCTTTAAGGGACTGCAAGATCAAGGTATTCCTGCGGTTGTGGCGCAGAGGAAAGATGAGTTTATTAGTTCGCCTTTTGTATGGTTACATTCGGTCTTAAGGCTTGCTAGTAATCGGCAGGATAAGGCAAGTTTAGATTCCTTGTGTGGTGCATTTAAGCAACTTGTTGGCATTGAGATTGACCCCGATGAAGTTGTAACGCAAGCGCAATCTTCGACGTTGGGTTTCTTGCAAAATTGGATGAGATTTGCTGAGCAGAAGAGTAGCGATGTTTTAACCAAAGAGATTATTGCTGAGGTATTCGCCTTCATTGGTGGCGAAAAGAACTTCCGTTTATTTTGTAAGAATGCAATCAGCTGGTTTGACAAGCTGATAAAAAATCCAGACGTGGCTTCAAACGCTCAAGGTATAGAAGTATTTGCGGGATATGACGAAGAGCGCGCCGTCTGGGACGATCTTGTTAAGGAAATAGCGGCTTCTCTTGGAACAGAATTATCTTTGGAGGTCTTTTTGCAAGAATTACAATTGCACTCGAAAGAATCAAAGATAAAACCCGATACTGTAGTTCTTATGTCAATACATGGAGCAAAGGGCAAAGAATTTGATCATGTATATTTGATTGGTCTAGTTGAAGATGAGTTGCCATCTTTTCAGAGTAAACAAAAAGGCGAGAAGAGTCCTGAAATGGAAGAAGAGCGGAGGAATTGCTTTGTCGCGATTACGCGGGCAATAAAAAGTTTAACACTTAGCTATTCTGAAAAATATCGAGGATGGAGTAAAACGCCTTCAAGATTTTTGATTGAGATGGGATTGCTTAATGAATAA
- a CDS encoding AAA family ATPase gives MKLREIFIKNFRCLKDMRMSVTDTCVLIGENNSGKTALLEAIRIVLTRASYGKNVVFDEYDYYMSKAGDSPLSSEGIEIELWFREDKSDEWPESLSQSLQDIIQTDPIKDIDSIGIRLSSKADTVTKTITPRVEFLSIDGQVLKVKASNVTAFLTYIRIFALSALRDADEEFSVRSQYWGKFLKDLKISDEQRRTLGEDLLKINKDLLKADPRLEKFRSSFANAQKIMAFGDGSNTSIQAVPLKPWDLMSKSEVVIKPKGSDIDIPLLRHGQGIQSLTVLFLFYAYIEILLKPSFESETEAILTLEEPEAHLHPQAIRALAANLCELKTQKIISSHSPHFIQEIPFQDIRLFRRGDNASNVYCIKRSFSVKLPVKDGLENFCSQSSAKYHYDSTTSILTLNGKMEESEYRSLLTMYSGETDLHGNLKSLYEESCLHLTDQDLIKLETCVKRIRGEILFARAWLLCEGQSEYPIVRYFSEVLGQSFDCNGIALIDYRNNGSAGLFVGLARIFAFPWLMLCDTDEQGKNSIKEVKNRGVSDDQIKTAIRLWPNSCKDLEEFLIKNGFVAEYAELITGNGNKLKNKPGDAEYGNEILALIRKDKVGYAYALISKLRGKNMQGDRVPDFLSALVKDSMALGR, from the coding sequence GTGAAACTCAGAGAGATTTTTATAAAAAATTTTAGATGCCTTAAGGATATGCGGATGTCCGTTACGGACACTTGCGTTCTGATTGGAGAAAATAATAGCGGCAAAACTGCTTTATTGGAGGCTATTCGAATCGTATTGACTCGGGCTTCTTACGGGAAAAACGTTGTATTCGATGAATACGATTATTATATGTCAAAAGCAGGGGATTCTCCTTTATCAAGTGAAGGCATTGAAATAGAGCTATGGTTTCGCGAGGACAAGTCTGATGAATGGCCGGAATCGTTATCTCAATCGCTTCAGGACATTATCCAGACGGATCCAATAAAAGATATCGATTCTATCGGTATACGATTATCTAGTAAAGCTGACACCGTCACCAAAACTATCACTCCCCGAGTGGAATTTTTGTCTATCGATGGACAAGTCTTAAAGGTAAAAGCCAGTAATGTTACCGCCTTCTTAACTTATATCCGAATATTCGCATTATCTGCTTTGCGGGATGCTGACGAGGAGTTTTCCGTCAGGTCGCAGTACTGGGGAAAATTTCTTAAAGATTTAAAGATTAGTGATGAACAGCGAAGAACGCTCGGAGAAGATCTGCTGAAAATTAATAAGGATCTATTAAAGGCAGATCCTCGACTTGAGAAATTTAGATCGTCTTTTGCTAATGCCCAAAAAATTATGGCTTTTGGAGATGGCAGTAATACATCAATTCAGGCGGTGCCTTTAAAGCCTTGGGATTTGATGTCGAAATCAGAGGTAGTTATTAAGCCCAAGGGCAGTGATATTGATATTCCTTTACTCCGTCATGGCCAAGGAATTCAAAGTCTAACTGTATTATTTCTTTTTTATGCTTATATTGAAATTCTTTTGAAGCCATCATTTGAATCAGAAACAGAGGCTATTTTGACATTGGAAGAGCCAGAGGCGCATTTGCATCCGCAAGCTATTCGTGCGCTTGCCGCTAATTTATGCGAATTGAAGACACAAAAAATAATATCCTCTCATTCGCCCCACTTTATTCAAGAAATTCCTTTCCAAGACATTAGATTGTTCAGGAGAGGCGACAATGCATCTAATGTTTATTGTATTAAACGTTCATTTTCAGTGAAGCTTCCGGTCAAAGATGGATTAGAAAATTTTTGTTCTCAATCATCTGCCAAGTATCATTATGATTCGACCACATCGATATTAACGTTGAATGGGAAAATGGAAGAGAGTGAATATCGGTCGCTTTTAACAATGTATTCTGGCGAAACTGATTTGCATGGAAACCTCAAAAGTTTATATGAGGAGTCATGTCTGCATTTAACAGATCAAGATCTCATTAAGTTAGAAACATGTGTCAAGCGGATCAGAGGCGAAATTCTTTTTGCTCGGGCATGGCTTCTATGCGAAGGGCAATCAGAATATCCAATAGTACGTTATTTCTCGGAAGTTTTAGGTCAGTCTTTCGATTGCAACGGCATTGCTTTAATTGATTACAGAAATAATGGATCGGCTGGTTTGTTTGTAGGGTTAGCACGAATATTTGCCTTTCCGTGGTTAATGCTGTGTGATACCGATGAACAGGGGAAGAATTCGATCAAAGAAGTAAAGAATCGTGGTGTCAGCGATGATCAAATTAAGACCGCGATTAGGCTGTGGCCTAATTCGTGTAAAGATTTAGAAGAATTCTTAATTAAAAATGGTTTTGTTGCTGAGTATGCGGAGCTCATCACGGGGAATGGCAATAAGTTAAAAAATAAGCCCGGTGATGCTGAATATGGGAATGAAATATTAGCGCTTATCCGAAAAGATAAAGTGGGCTATGCATACGCGTTGATTTCTAAACTTCGGGGAAAAAATATGCAGGGAGATCGGGTACCCGACTTTCTTTCTGCTTTAGTAAAAGATTCCATGGCATTGGGGAGATAA
- a CDS encoding DEAD/DEAH box helicase family protein yields MPTPLNIGTRDIPLRFARRLTDSINSQFNLKDPAFIEKFTPVTRDLLRFWFEDNFCENRNINFHIGQKQAIMNTIYVHEVLKPATVFDMYSLVDDEILAEMDKVELKKAKYQHPKYAMKMATGTGKTWVMHALLIWQYLNAKHEEALSGWYSKNFLLVAPGLIVYERLLDAYLGKEDEEGQRSFLSSDFKQYEALFIPPWFSEEIFGFIQSSVCRKEEIGRKVTGDGLIAITNWHLLSGLDDEESVEISPLEDPSKIVDDILPIRPGISAGHSLETLDNQYLKGNELEFLKRLKDLVVINDEAHHIHENKTYGDIQEVEWQRSLSYISSDKGSKFIQIDFSATPYDVTGSGQKRTKHYFPHIVIDFDLRTAIHMGLVKTIALDRRKEIASLPLDFKAERDGREVVGLSNGQKTMLRAGLAKLKKLEEHFTSLTDGAECSKYPKMFVVCEDTKVTPHVVEYLTKYEGLDEKDVAQIDSDKKGSVPQDEWFQLKQRLFNVDKHPQPKVIISVLMLREGFDINNICVTVPLRSSQAPILLEQVIGRGLRLMWREPEYQESKDENRTALLQKKQEPKNCMDILSIIEHPAFIEFYDELIKEAPVIETEPKDRTDVLGDIINVGLKSNYKDYDLYFPIILIDREENLMPTEIDADKLASFDFYGLEQLKKMVPKGGDIFYSEEMTVKTRFGDYEVKADVFNSKSYNEFIGKIVNAVSTMIVKVSARKTKEYPSMQVNQVEVARAIDKFVREKLFKQEFDPFFENNWRVLLLSQTGIVEHIIKQISKAIFELQNNIDISEATIIKRHFSEIATLRMREKYCLDIVKTIYEKQSYPSNKGGLEKAFMEFCDSDTNVEAFVKVNENYHYFARINYVRSDGMLASYSPDFIVKTKGRSYIVETKGQDKISVENVKLKQLATIDWVERINQLKPEDRMGAEWEYVLVGENTFYSMRDQGANILEIFNYLKITKNMIQGTLF; encoded by the coding sequence ATGCCCACGCCTCTTAACATCGGCACCCGGGACATCCCGCTTCGTTTTGCCAGAAGGCTTACCGATAGCATTAACAGCCAGTTCAATCTTAAGGACCCTGCTTTTATCGAAAAATTCACCCCCGTAACCAGGGATCTCTTACGGTTCTGGTTTGAGGATAATTTCTGCGAGAACCGCAATATCAACTTTCATATCGGCCAGAAGCAGGCCATCATGAATACCATTTATGTGCATGAGGTTTTGAAGCCCGCAACGGTCTTTGATATGTATTCCCTTGTGGATGACGAGATACTTGCCGAGATGGACAAGGTCGAGCTTAAAAAGGCAAAATATCAGCATCCCAAGTACGCGATGAAAATGGCTACCGGAACCGGAAAAACCTGGGTAATGCACGCGCTTCTCATTTGGCAGTATCTAAACGCGAAACATGAAGAAGCGCTAAGCGGCTGGTATTCCAAGAATTTTCTTCTTGTGGCTCCGGGGCTGATTGTTTACGAGCGGCTATTGGATGCGTATCTGGGCAAGGAGGATGAGGAAGGGCAGCGTAGTTTCTTATCTTCGGACTTCAAGCAGTACGAGGCCTTATTTATTCCTCCCTGGTTTAGCGAGGAGATTTTTGGCTTTATCCAGAGCAGTGTTTGCAGGAAGGAAGAAATCGGCAGAAAAGTTACGGGCGACGGCCTTATCGCCATAACAAACTGGCATTTGCTGTCAGGCCTTGATGATGAAGAATCTGTCGAGATTTCACCATTAGAAGATCCGAGCAAAATCGTTGATGATATTCTGCCGATACGGCCGGGAATATCCGCAGGTCATTCCTTGGAGACGCTGGACAATCAGTATCTTAAAGGCAATGAGCTTGAGTTTTTGAAGAGGTTAAAAGATTTAGTTGTTATCAATGATGAAGCCCACCATATCCATGAGAACAAGACGTATGGCGATATTCAGGAGGTTGAGTGGCAGCGAAGCCTTTCTTATATCAGTTCAGACAAAGGATCGAAATTTATCCAGATAGACTTTTCAGCTACACCATATGATGTGACCGGGAGCGGTCAGAAAAGAACGAAGCACTATTTCCCACACATAGTGATTGATTTCGACCTTCGTACGGCAATCCACATGGGCCTTGTCAAGACCATAGCGCTTGACCGTCGCAAGGAGATTGCCTCGTTGCCTTTGGATTTCAAGGCGGAGCGTGACGGTCGGGAGGTCGTAGGATTATCTAATGGACAAAAGACAATGCTGAGGGCGGGTTTAGCCAAGCTTAAAAAACTGGAGGAACATTTTACCTCGTTAACAGATGGGGCCGAATGTTCAAAATATCCCAAGATGTTCGTTGTTTGCGAGGATACTAAAGTTACGCCGCATGTCGTGGAGTATCTGACAAAGTACGAGGGCCTGGATGAAAAGGACGTAGCGCAGATCGACTCTGATAAAAAAGGGTCCGTGCCGCAGGATGAGTGGTTTCAGCTGAAGCAGCGGCTTTTTAATGTGGACAAGCATCCTCAGCCGAAAGTGATTATTTCGGTTTTGATGTTACGTGAGGGGTTTGATATCAACAATATTTGCGTTACCGTGCCTTTGCGCTCAAGCCAGGCGCCTATTCTTCTTGAGCAGGTTATTGGGCGGGGCCTACGGCTTATGTGGCGCGAGCCGGAATATCAGGAAAGCAAGGACGAAAATAGAACTGCTCTTCTTCAGAAGAAACAAGAGCCTAAGAATTGCATGGATATTTTAAGTATTATTGAGCATCCGGCATTCATAGAATTTTATGATGAGTTAATCAAAGAGGCGCCAGTGATCGAGACCGAACCCAAAGACAGAACGGATGTCCTGGGCGACATCATAAACGTAGGGCTCAAGAGCAATTACAAGGACTACGATTTGTATTTCCCGATTATTCTTATTGACCGGGAAGAGAACCTTATGCCTACGGAGATCGACGCTGACAAACTGGCATCGTTCGATTTTTATGGGTTGGAACAGCTCAAAAAGATGGTGCCTAAGGGCGGCGATATCTTTTACTCCGAAGAGATGACGGTCAAGACCCGCTTCGGTGATTATGAGGTCAAGGCAGACGTTTTTAATTCAAAGAGCTATAACGAGTTTATCGGGAAGATCGTTAATGCTGTTTCTACAATGATTGTTAAGGTAAGCGCGCGCAAGACAAAAGAATATCCCTCTATGCAGGTTAATCAGGTCGAGGTTGCCAGGGCGATTGATAAATTTGTCCGGGAAAAGTTATTCAAGCAGGAGTTCGACCCTTTTTTTGAGAATAATTGGCGCGTATTATTGCTTTCGCAAACCGGCATTGTGGAACATATTATCAAACAGATAAGCAAGGCAATTTTTGAACTGCAGAATAATATTGATATTTCCGAGGCAACGATTATCAAGCGGCACTTCTCGGAAATCGCGACGTTGAGAATGAGAGAGAAGTATTGCCTTGATATTGTCAAAACGATTTATGAGAAGCAGTCATATCCTTCGAATAAAGGCGGGCTGGAAAAAGCCTTTATGGAGTTTTGCGATAGCGATACCAACGTAGAGGCGTTCGTTAAGGTTAATGAAAATTATCACTATTTCGCCCGCATCAATTACGTGCGATCCGATGGGATGCTGGCGTCTTATTCTCCCGATTTCATAGTAAAGACCAAGGGCAGGAGTTATATCGTCGAAACCAAGGGGCAGGATAAGATTTCGGTTGAAAACGTAAAGCTCAAGCAGCTGGCAACCATCGACTGGGTCGAGAGGATCAATCAGCTGAAGCCGGAGGACCGGATGGGTGCGGAGTGGGAATATGTGCTGGTGGGCGAAAATACGTTCTATAGCATGCGGGATCAGGGAGCCAACATTCTTGAGATTTTTAATTATCTAAAGATAACCAAGAATATGATTCAGGGCACCCTGTTTTAA